The following is a genomic window from Pseudothermotoga thermarum DSM 5069.
CAATTGAAGATAGCCCTTAGAAAGGCTGGAATTTCTCCTTATGAAAAATTTTCAATATACGTTTTTACCGTAGAACGATATCACTGAGAGGTGGTTTCGTGGATAAAACAGCGCTTTACTTTTCCACGTTGGATAAAGAAAGGGTAAAGTGTGAATTGTGCCCGCACAATTGCGTGCTGGATAATGGACAAGTTGGTTTGTGCTTGGCAAGAAAAAATGAAGATGGAGTTCTTTTAACACTTAACTACGGTTTAATAACCTCAATTGCCATTGATCCCATCGAAAAAAAGCCGCTTTTCCATTTAAATCCAGGTGAACAGATTCTATCTGTTGGAACCTTTGGTTGCAACATGAAGTGTCCGTTTTGCCAAAATTGGGAGATATCGCAGGAAATAGCTCCAACGCGTAGGATTACCCCAGAACAGCTTGTTTCAATTGCCGTATCTAGAAAGTCAAGAGGTATAGCTTATACGTACAACGAACCTTTCATTTGGTTTGAGTTTGTCCTTGATACCTCAAGGATAGCGGCAAGAGAGGGAATTTACAACGTTTTGGTCACCAATGGAATGATATCGGAGGAACCACTGCATTTGCTTTTGCAGTCCATTCATGCCATGAATGTTGATTTAAAGGCTTTCGACGAGCAGTTGTACAAGAAGTTGGCAGGTGATCTTGAAACTGTTAAAAGAACCATAAAATTAGCCGTTGAAAATAGCGTACACGTTGAAGTGACCACTTTGATTGTTCCTGGCTTCAACGACGATGAGAATATGCTTGAAAAAGAGTTTCAATGGCTTGCGAGTTTGGATAAATCGATACCCCTTCATTTGACAAGGTATTTTCCAAGTTACAAATACAACGTTCCAGCTACTCCTGTTGAGATTTTGGTTAAATTCTACAATCTTGCAAAGAAATATCTTGATTTTGTTTACCTTGGTAATGTTTGGGATCAAAACTATGAAAGTACCTTTTGTCCTTCCTGTGGTACACTGGTTGTGAAAAGGGTAGGATATCAAGTTCAAGTCGTTGGTTTGGACGAAGAAGGTAGGTGCGCTAAATGCCGAAGAAGGATAGTAAGGATTTTATAAAAATCAACCGCACGTTGTTTTGGATTTTTCTGTTGGGATTAACCTTTGCAGTAGCTTTCTTGATAAGGATCTTTTTCAATTCTCAAAAAACCTTGTACTATGAATTGAATGGTTTTACGATGGGAACTTATTATAGGATTGTGGTGGCATCTTCTAAAGTAGAGTCGAAGCAACTTGCTGAGATTATCTTCAAAGAGCTTGATAGAATATACAAAAAGTACAATCCAAAGGATCCGGAAAGCGTTGTTTGGAAGATCAATTCGTCCAACGATTGGGTGGATCTTGACGAGGAAACTTTTGTAATTGTTGATTCGGCACTGAAATTTGCTGAACTTACAAATGGAGCGTTTGATCCTGCACTTGGCACTTTGATATCACTTTGGGGATTCGATAGGTTGGATGAAAAAATTCCTTCAAAGATCCCACCTGATGAAGCCATAAAAAAAGCGCTTGAACAAAGTGGATACAAGAACGTGGAACTCGATGGAAGAACTAGAAGAATCAGACTACACAACAACGTTAAATTAGATCTTGGAGGAATTGTGAAAGGCTATGCCCTAGATCGTGCATATCAAATAGCGAAAGAGATTGACCCTAGTTGCACTGGGTTCATCGAAGTTGGTGGTGATATAAGAATACTCGGCCCGAAATTTGGTTCAAGACCATGGGTAGTAGGCGTGCGTGATCCTTTTAGCCCTTCCAAAGCCGTTACGTATTTTTACATGACTTCGGGAGCAGTTGCAACTTCCGGCGATTACGAGAGATACTTCGTTTATGAGAATAAAAAGTATCATCACATAATAGATCCAAAAACAGGTTATCCTGCACAAGGTGTTACATCGGCAACCGTCATTTCTGAGGATGCCATAACTGCGGACGCTTTATCGACAGCTGCTTTTGTTTCAGGTGCAGATTGGGAATACGTGATTTTAGAATATCCAAAAATTGGTGGTATTGTGTTGCTGATATCTCACGATGGAACTGTAAAGAAATCTTCTGCGATCAAGGCGTATGAGAAAAGGTAATCGAAAGTTGTTTGGCAAGTATGATATATTCGTTTTTTTATTTGTTTTTGCAATATTTTTTGTTTTTTTGCTCTTTCGAACAAATGCGTCTATCGAATTTGTCGAAGTGTTAAAAGACGGAAAACTAATTATGCGGATTCATCATCCAGGAGTTTACGAAGTTTTTGATGATGGAAGATATGTTATGAAAGTGGTTTTTGAAAATGGAAAAGTTTGGGTGGAAGAAGCCGATTGTCCAAACAAGTTGTGCGAAAAAATCGGCAAAATTGGTGCAGGTGGAGTGATAGTTTGCCTGCCCAATAAACTGATCATCAAAGCCATGGGTGGAAAGAGCAAAGTGGATGTCATAACATGGTGAAAGTAAAGAAGTTGGTTTATGCTTCCGTTTTAATAGCGTTAGGTTCGATGATGTATATTTTCGAAAGTATAATCCCATTTCCTATTCCTTTTGGAAAATGGGGTTTTTCAAATTTTGTGGTATTGTTTTCAGCCACTGTGTTCGATTTGAAAACAACTTTGCTTGTTGCAATTGGAAAAAGTGTTTTTGGGAATTTGATCGCAGGTCACGTGTTTGACCCAGTTTTTGTGTTGAGTTTTTGTGGCTCTTTATCAGCTGCTTTCATTCAGTTTGCAGCTTGGAGGATAAAATTCTTTGGTTTAGCTGGGGTTAGTTTACTTGGCAGCATCGGTAACAATTTAACCCAAGCTTTAGTCGGAATGGCTGTGCTTAAGTCTTCTGCATTTTTAATCTTACTTCCTTGGATGTTGATACTTGGTATCCCAGGGGCTTTTGCCAACGCAATGATAGTTAAGAAGGTGAAAGAATATGCAACCGAGGTTGATTTTGGCTTCAACTTCTCCAAGGAGAAGAAAGCTTTTGAAAATTTTTCTCAAGGAATTCGAAATTGTCGATCCACAAATTCCAGAGATACCTGAATCTTCCGCAGAAGAAACAGCAAGAAAACTTTCCTTGTTGAAAGCTTTGAGTGTGTTTGAGAGAAACCCAGATGCAATTGTCATCGGGGCTGATACAGTTGTAGAAATAGATGGAAAGATACTTGGTAAGCCTGAAAATCCAAACGAAGCCAAGCAGCAGCTTTTAACTTTAAGTGGCCGATGGCATACCGTTCACACAGCCGTTGCTGTTGTAAACAAATTGGAGGTTTGGCAAAAACATTTTGTTGCAAAGGTGAAATTCAGAAAGGTTCCCAATGACTTCATCGATTTTTATGCGAATAACTTTTCAGTTGGAAAAGCTGGTTCTTACGGTCTTCAAGATCTTGGAGCCGTCTTTGTTGAACACATTGTAGGAGATCCATACGTTGTAATTGGCTTACCGATAGGTGAACTGGCGCTTTATCTTAAAAAGAAGGGATGGTGGAATTTTGAAACCACGCGAGAGGATGATCAAAGCTGGTTCTGAAGCTCTTTCTGAGGAAGAGTTACTCGCTATAATCCTTAGAACTGGAAGCCAAGATCTTAACGTAATGGATCTTGCCAAAGAACTTTGGGAAACATTTGGAAAATCTTTGAGAACGTTGTTCAACGCTTCTTTACAAGAAATTGCTTCAATCAAGGGAATTGGAATAGCAAAAGCGACTTCTATAAAAGCTTCCTTAGAGCTTGGCAAGCGTCTTTACGAAGAGCTTTCAGAGAACAAGTTGGTGTTCACCAACCCGGAATCAATTTATCAATTCTGTCATGACATGAGATTTTACGAGAAAGAGGTGTTGAGGGTTATTTGTCTTGATAGTAAGTTAAAGATGGTTTTTCACCGTGATTTAACGGAAGGAACAAATAATCAAACGCTTTTTCATCCGCGTGAAGTATTTAGAATTGCGATTAGATCCAATTGCAACTTCATAGTGTTGGTTCACAACCATCCTTCGGGAGATCCCACTCCCAGTTTTGAGGATAGAATTTCAACTGATAAAATTGTCGCGGCAGGGGAGATCATAGGCATCCCGGTTTTGGATCACGTTGTAGTTGGATCTGAGAGTTTTTTCAGTTTCAGAGAAAACGGTTTGCTTGATTCTTTTGGGAAATCTACTGGCAAAATCAACAAGGAAAAAAGGGAAAGAAAGCTTCGAAAATCTTGAGTAAAAATATCTGGGAGGGTTTGGAACATGATAAGCAGAGAACAAGCGTATGAATTGTTGCAAAAACATTTGTCATCGAGGAATTTGCTTAAACATTGTCTGGCTGTTGAAGTTGTGATGAGAGCACTGGCAAGAAAATTGAACGAGGATGAAGATACATGGGGTTTGGCTGGTTTGCTACACGATCTTGATTACGACTACACCAAGGATTCTCCCGATCAACATGGCTTTAAGACTGTGGAAATATTGGAAGAATACGATGTACCAAAAACCGTTTTAGATGCAATACTGGCCCATTGCGAAAAAAAGCCGATTGAAACCAAGATGGAAAGAGCGATTTACTGTTCAGATCCAGTCACAGGCTTCATAGTCGCAGCTGCTTTGATTACACCCGAGAAATCGCTAAGATCGATTGATACGGATTTCCTACTGAGAAGATTCAAGGAAAAAGCTTTTGCAAAAGGTGCAAACAGAGATCAAATGAAAAGTTGCGAAAATCTAGGATTATCGTTGCAGGAGTTTCTTGATTTATCCTTGAATGCAATGAGAGAAATAAGCGAAATCTTGGGGCTTTGAGGTGATTTTGGATGAATTTTGAAAAAATGATTGAGGAAAAGTTGGAGGCTTACAGAACAAATTACAAGTTTGAGATTGAGCAGGATAAGATTGTATCGAAAGATCAAATAAGATCGAAGATTGAGCACACACTTTTAAAGCCAACGGCTTCTCCTGAAGATGTGGAGCGTTTGTGCAATGAAGCTTTAGAACACAAATTTTTTGGTGTTTGTGTGAATCCTTGTTATGCAGAACTAACCGTTGAAAAATTGCGGGGTACGGGAATCAAAGTTGTCAGCGTTGTTGGATTTCCACTTGGAGCAAGTACTCCGAGTATTAAGGCAAAAGAAGCAGAAGAATTAGTGAAAATTGGTGTTGATGAAATAGATATGGTTTTAAACATTGGTATGTTAAAATCAAAAAAGTGGGAGTATGTTTACGAAGAAATTTCGCAGGTTGTTGAGGCTTCAAAGCCCGCACCTGTGAAGGTCATAATAGAAACTTGCTATTTAACTTTAGAGGAAAAAATAGCAGCTTGCCTTATAAGTGAACTTGCGAAGGCAGCTTTCGTGAAAACTTCCACTGGGTTTGGACCGGAAGGAGCAAAGGTTGAGGACGTGCATTTGATGAAGTGGTGTGTACCAAACTTGGGCGTCAAAGCTTCAGGTGGCATAAGAACTTTCAAGCAAGCTTGTCAAATGGTGCTTGCAGGTGCAGATAGGATAGGAACCAGCCAAGGAGTACAACTTATCTTGCAGGAGGTGTAAAAAATGGCTTGGGACAAGCTTTCTTTAAGGGAATTCATCGAAAAGGTTGCGGATAAGAATCCAACACCGGGTGGAGGAGCTGTAAGCGCACTGGTGTGTGCTTTGGCAGCGGCGCTTAATGAAATGGTTTCAAATCTAACCCTTGCAAGAAATGATTATTCTGATTGGCACGCCGAGATGGAAAGAACACTTGAAAATATGAAAGAGATACGCCTCAAGATGTTGGAACACATTGAACTTGATATAAAAGCCTTTGATGAAGTAATTGAGGCTTACAAAATGCCAAAGGAAACGGAAGAACAAAAGGAAGCAAGAAAAACGGCTATCCAGGAAGCACTTAAAAAAGCGGCAAAGGTACCTTACGAGGTGTGTCGTTATTCAAGAGAGGTTCTAAGGTTTGCCGAAATTGTTGCAAGATGGGGAAATATTAACGCCATTTCCGATGCAGTTAGTGCGGCAGAATTAGCCTTTGGAGCGTTTCAAGCGGCTAAGGCAAATGTGCTCATCAATTTGAATTCCATAAAAGACGAACAGTTTGTTGAGTATATGAAGCATGAGCTTAGAACTTTGACCGGTGAAGCTGAAGGAGCTTTGAAAGCGGTCAAGGAGGTTGCAAAAGAACGTGGAAAGCTTGGGCTTTGAGATTGTAAAGGAATGCGGTTCTGCCAGAGTTGGAAAACTCAAAACAGCTCACGGTGTTTATGAAACACCTATTTTCATGCCGGTTGGAACCAATGCAAATGTCAAGTTGATGAGATCTGAAGACCTTAAAGAAATAGGTGTTGGTATTTTGCTTGGAAATTCTTACCATCTAGCAGTTCGACCTGGTCTTGAGGTGATAGAACTTCACGGTGGGCTTCACCAATTTATGAATTGGGATGGAGCAATTTTAACAGACAGTGGAGGTTTTCAGGTTTTCAGTTTGAAGAAGCTGATAAAAATATCGGATGAAGGTGTACTCATAACATCTCCTGTTGACGGTTCAAAAATCTTTTTGACTCCTGAGCTTTCCATGAAAATTCAAAGAACGTTGAATTCGGATATCGTGATGGTTTTGGATCATTGCCCATCTCCTGCAGATGGTTACAAAGAAGTCCTTGAGGCGACAAAGAGAACTTACAGATGGGCTCTCAAATGTCTTAAAGAAGGTGTTCAAAAGCATCAGCTGCTTTTTGCGATCGCACAAGGTGGAACGTACGAAGATCTCAGAATTGAGAGTGCCAAAAGTTTGTCAGAGCTACCTTTTGATGGATTTGCAATAGGTGGATTGAGTTTGGGTGAAGAGTACGAAAAAACGCTTTATATGTCTGAAGTCAGCGTTTCGTGTTTGCCAAAGCACAAACCGAGGTATTTCATGGGTGGGGGTTCCCCTGCGCTTATAGTAAGACTGGTTGAAATTGGTGTGGATATGTTCGACAGCGTTTTTCCAACGAGATTAGCCCGACATGGTACGGCTTTGACGTGGGAAGGAAGGTTGAACGTAAAGGCGTCAAGGTATAAAATGGATAAAAGGCCAATCGATGAAAAATGTTCATGCAAAGTATGTAGAAACTACACTAGATCTTATATACATCATCTCATTGATCGTGAGGAAACACTGGGAGGAATTTTGTTAACTTATCACAACCTGTACTTCATGATGGACTTTATGAAACGATTAAGAGAAAGCATCCTTCAAGGGACCTTTGGTTCGTTCAAAGAGGAGGTGTTGAAGGCTTATGAGAAAGATAACGTTGTTTGCAGTGATTTTGCTGATAATGTCGTCGATTTTGGTAAAAGCTGACATCTTTAACTTCTCTGAGGGTGGTTTCTGCTCAAGTTCTTCGGGACCTTGGGCTTTCAAAGCCAATCCTGCGGGTATTGTAGAAAACGAGCTACGTAGGGTTTTGCTTGAGGGAACGTTCAGATTGGGTACAAATAACTCTAGAAGTTTTTCCATCTCTTTGGTTCAACCTCCAGAGGATTCCTTGGCAGGTGTTTTGAATTTATCAACAGATTTAACCGATTTTGATGTACAAAGATTGTCTTTTTTGTACGTCATAGCTGGAAAAGCTGGTAGTACCAACCTCGGGGTAGGTTTGGGGTTAGATAGAGTTCAAGAAAGCAATGGGAACTATTACTCTGTTTTTCTAGATCTTGGTGTTCAAGGAAAATTTTCCGACTCTGGTTATACCAGCTACAGCCTTGCTTTAAAAAGGTTGCAACTTTGGTCACAAAAAACTCAAGAACTTAAACTCTTCAGCGTTGGCGGGGGACTTAAACTTGATTTCGAGCAGATGGTTTTCGCTTTTGATGTAGCATACTTCTTTGAGAATCTCGATTTTTGGCAGTTTGTCCCCGCAACACAGCTGAATGTAGAACCAGTTAAACTTCATGTTTCATTACCGTTTTTGTACAAATCTCTCAATGAGTCAAACATATCTGTGGAATTTGGTGTGATGATCAATCTTGGAACGGTTGATCTAGGATTGTCTGTGCTTTATCCTTTTTCACCTATGAACAGCAACGATCTTTTAAAGGAACTTGGCTACAAGTGGCACATAGATTTCAAAATAGGTTTCAAATGGTGAATGTATGGTGAGGATTAAGATTCTTTCAGAAGACGAAATAAGAAGATCTTTAATGAGGATAAGTCATGAAATACTTGAAAGAAACAAAGGTGTGGACGACGTTGTACTTGTGGGCATTTTAACGCGTGGTGCGTTTTTGGCTGACCGTTTGGCAAGAAACATTGAACTTATAGAAGGCAAAAAAGTTGAAGTTGGTTATCTTGACGTTGGTCCTTATAGAGATGATGAAAAGCGAACTGATGTAGATAGAAGTTCAATCAATTTTGATTTGAACGGGAAAATAGTTATTCTAACTGACGATGTTTTGTTCACTGGTAGAACAGTTAGAGCAGCTTTGGATGGCATTATGAGAAGGGGAAGGCCAAAAAGTGTACAGTTGGCAGTTTTGGTGGACAGAGGTCACAGAGAACTTCCCATAAGACCTGATTTTGTCGGCAAGAATCTTCCTACTTCCAAAACGCGAGAAAAAGTTAAAGTGTGTCTGAAGGAAATCGACGGAGAAGACGCTGTTTACATAGTTCGATTGGAGGATTAAACCATGGATTATGCCAGGTATATCAAGGCCATAGAGAGAGCCGTTAACAACATTGCGACGAAAATGGAAAAAACCGAGATAAGTATCGACGAGATTTGGATTGAAACTTCTATTCCTGAGGATCTCATTGTTGAATTGATCCAAAATTTTCCTGTGGAATTTCCCCCAAATGTGACTCTCATAACCTCAAAAAAAGGCATCGTTTGGAAACGTAAAGAAACTTGAAGAATGTTTTACCGCGTAGCCATTTCCAAAATTTCCGTTGATGAAACTTTTGTCTATAGTTCGGATGTAAAGTTGGAAATAGGTGAAAGAGTAATCGTTGATTTTCATGGAAGAAAGGTTAAAGGCTACGTTGTGGAAGAATCCGAAGCACCAGGTCGAAAAATAAAGCCAATTTTGGAGCGTTTGGATGGATTCAGTTTTCTTTCCGAAAACGATGTTTTGCTCGCAAAATGGATATCCGAACAATATCTTGTTCCAATCGGTAAGGTATTTGATTTGCTTCTCCCTTCTTATATCGACAAATACTTGGAAACTTTTGTTGAACCGACAACAGAATTGATAGGATTAAAAAGAACAAAGCTTCAAGATTTTTTGAAGACAAGATCAGAAGAAGATTTGAAGATGCTCCTGAAAAAGGGATACGTAAGGTTGAGTAAATCAAAGGAAGCAATTAAAATGCCAAGAATACCAGCAGAGAAGACATTTGTGATTTTAACTGACGATCTGTCAAAGCTTTTGCACAAAGTTGAGAATGAGATCGAGTACGATGTGTTGAATTATCTTTCACTTGCAAAAGTGTCAAAAACAGAAGACTTGATAAACGCCCTTGGAATCAGCATGAAAGAACTTGAAAAAATGGTTTTAAAAGGCATCATTCGTTTTTCAAGCTTGGCCCTTCCGGTAGAAAGCATTGCTAGTCGTGAAGGTTCTTTGCGCTTTCATCTTGAAAATAACGCGATTTTGATATTCGGGCAGGATGACATAGCAAGGTTCAAGTTTGTAATCCCGAAAATTTCCGAGGTACTCAGCCAAGGTAAGTCTATTTTGTTCCTTTCGCCATATGTTTCACAAGCCGTTAAACTTGCCGGAATTGCAAACGTCGTTTTCGAGCAAAGATCAATAGTTTTTCACGCGAACCTTACCGATGCCAGGAAAACTTTCGCTTGGTTGAGTGCTTACACAGGAAAACCAGCGATATTCTTTGCAACGCGTGCAGGGGTTTTTTTACCGATAAAAAATTTAGGATTGATTGTGATTGAGAGTGAAGAGGAAGAATCTTATTATCAAATGCATGAACCCATTTATGATGCAGTGGAAATCGCCTGGAAAAAAGCCGAGTTTTTTAAAGTACCGCTGATTGCGCTTTCTGCTTCTGGTAGGCTGAAAACTTTTGTAAGAGTTGAAAAAAATAGCAGATACGATATATCGGTGAAAAACACCAATGTGATCATTGAAAAACTCCGTGAAAAACAAATAGTTTCACCTAAAATGCTGGAAGAAATAGACAGAAAACTTCGTGAAGGTTACGGAGCGCTGATCATAACCAGAAGAAAAGGGTATGCACCATACGTTATTTGTTTTGTTTGTGAAACTTTGGTTAAATGCCCAAATTGCGATGTTCCTTTATCGTATCACAAACTGAAACATACGTTGAAGTGTCATTTGTGTGGTTGGGAGGAGCAAGCCGTTAGAAATTGCCCAAAATGTGGTGCCCCAGCCTTGTATCCTATAGGTTTTGGTGGAGAACGATTGGAAAGAGTTTTGAAGTATCACATACCGGAAGCTGTGATACGATTTTTAGATGTTGAAGAATACGATGAAAAATCATTGTTGGAATCTTTGATCAAATTCGAAGTTGGTCAAACTGATGTTTTGATCGTAACTCAACCAATCGCACATCTTGTGAGTTTATCGCGGGTTGGCTTTGTTGGAATTACAAACATTGACAGCTTCTTAAATCAACCGGATTATTCCTCCACAGAACGCATGATTCAGTTTGTTAGAAAGATCACTCAACTTGGTGCAAAAGTAACTGTATTAATTCAAGTTCGAAATATCGATCCAGGGATTATAACATCATACATCAATGAGCCTTTAGAAAATCTTTACGAATCGGAGCTACTTCGCAGGAAAGAAAGCAAATATCCGCCTTATTGTGATATTGTTCAAGTGATCTTGGAATCGCACGATGCAGCTATCGGGTGGGAAATCATTCAAGATTTTGCGGCAAAATTGCAAATGGCAGAAATACTTGGACCAGTTGAACATCCAATGTTTAAGGTGGGGGGAAAGTACAGATATCATTTCATTGCCAAAACTCAGCAACTTAAGTTAACGCTTGAAGAAATAAGGCGACAGTACAAACTTGTTGGAAAACACGGGATAAAAGTTCTTGTGAATCCACCTAGATTGGTGTAAAAAATGAAAGGGGGGAAAGTATGAAAACTCTTATTCTTGCGGCCGGGTTAGGAACTAGAATGAACTCGAAGTATCCAAAGGTAACACACAAAATCTGCGGTAAACCCATGATCAATTGGGTTGTTGATACTGCCAAGCAAGTGTCGGATGAAATAGCCGTTGTACTGGGATATGGAGCAGAAATGGTCAAACCTCTTTTGCCTGAAGATGTCAAGATATTCTTTCAGGAAAAACAACTTGGTACAGCTCACGCCGTGATGTCTGCAGTTGATTTCATCAAAACAGCGAAAGAAGTTTTGATACTCTACGGTGACATGCCTCTGATCGATGTGGAAACGTTGAGGAAGCTTGTTTTTACCCACACTCAAGGAAAATTCGACGCCACCATAGTTAGCACCGAACTTGCCGATCCGACAGGTTACGGAAGAATTGTCAGGGATAGTGACGGACGATTTTTGAAGATAGTAGAAGAAGCAGACGCTGTTGAAGAAAAAAACATCAAAGAAATAAATACGGGTGTTTATGTTTTCAACGCCCAAAAGCTTCTTGAAGCTTTACCTAAGGTTAAACCAAACAACAAGAAGAATGAGTACTATCTTACGGACGTTTTAGCGTTTCTTGATAAGGTCTCAATTTTCAAGGTAGATAACTTTGAGCAATTTCTTGGAATTAACAACAGAGTTCATTTAGCACAGGCGGAGAAAATAAAACGCAGGCAAATTTTGGAAAAGTTAATGCTGTCTGGCGTTACAATAATCGATCCAGACACAACTTACGTAGAAGCCGACGTTGTGATAGGAAAGGACACAGTGATTTATCCCATGACGTTCATAGAAGGAAAAACAGAGATAGGAGAAGATTGTGTGATTGGTCCAATGACCAGATTGGTAAATTGCAAAATAGGGAACCGCGTGAGTGTGGTTAGATCAGAATGTGTTGGAGTAACTATTTTTGATGAAGTATCGGTTGGTCCATTCAGTCGATTGAGGGAAGGCACCGTTTTGCATTCAAACGTCAAAATTGGTAATTTTGTTGAGGTTAAGAATTCTGTTATCGGTTTTGGAACAAAAGCTCAACATCTTTCTTACCTAGGTGATGCCACAATTGGCAGGGAAGTGAACATAGGAGCTGGTACGATAACCTGTAATTTCGATGGTAGG
Proteins encoded in this region:
- a CDS encoding cyclodeaminase/cyclohydrolase family protein; protein product: MAWDKLSLREFIEKVADKNPTPGGGAVSALVCALAAALNEMVSNLTLARNDYSDWHAEMERTLENMKEIRLKMLEHIELDIKAFDEVIEAYKMPKETEEQKEARKTAIQEALKKAAKVPYEVCRYSREVLRFAEIVARWGNINAISDAVSAAELAFGAFQAAKANVLINLNSIKDEQFVEYMKHELRTLTGEAEGALKAVKEVAKERGKLGL
- a CDS encoding HD domain-containing protein encodes the protein MISREQAYELLQKHLSSRNLLKHCLAVEVVMRALARKLNEDEDTWGLAGLLHDLDYDYTKDSPDQHGFKTVEILEEYDVPKTVLDAILAHCEKKPIETKMERAIYCSDPVTGFIVAAALITPEKSLRSIDTDFLLRRFKEKAFAKGANRDQMKSCENLGLSLQEFLDLSLNAMREISEILGL
- the pyrR gene encoding bifunctional pyr operon transcriptional regulator/uracil phosphoribosyltransferase PyrR, whose amino-acid sequence is MVRIKILSEDEIRRSLMRISHEILERNKGVDDVVLVGILTRGAFLADRLARNIELIEGKKVEVGYLDVGPYRDDEKRTDVDRSSINFDLNGKIVILTDDVLFTGRTVRAALDGIMRRGRPKSVQLAVLVDRGHRELPIRPDFVGKNLPTSKTREKVKVCLKEIDGEDAVYIVRLED
- the deoC gene encoding deoxyribose-phosphate aldolase — encoded protein: MNFEKMIEEKLEAYRTNYKFEIEQDKIVSKDQIRSKIEHTLLKPTASPEDVERLCNEALEHKFFGVCVNPCYAELTVEKLRGTGIKVVSVVGFPLGASTPSIKAKEAEELVKIGVDEIDMVLNIGMLKSKKWEYVYEEISQVVEASKPAPVKVIIETCYLTLEEKIAACLISELAKAAFVKTSTGFGPEGAKVEDVHLMKWCVPNLGVKASGGIRTFKQACQMVLAGADRIGTSQGVQLILQEV
- the tgt gene encoding tRNA guanosine(34) transglycosylase Tgt, with the translated sequence MESLGFEIVKECGSARVGKLKTAHGVYETPIFMPVGTNANVKLMRSEDLKEIGVGILLGNSYHLAVRPGLEVIELHGGLHQFMNWDGAILTDSGGFQVFSLKKLIKISDEGVLITSPVDGSKIFLTPELSMKIQRTLNSDIVMVLDHCPSPADGYKEVLEATKRTYRWALKCLKEGVQKHQLLFAIAQGGTYEDLRIESAKSLSELPFDGFAIGGLSLGEEYEKTLYMSEVSVSCLPKHKPRYFMGGGSPALIVRLVEIGVDMFDSVFPTRLARHGTALTWEGRLNVKASRYKMDKRPIDEKCSCKVCRNYTRSYIHHLIDREETLGGILLTYHNLYFMMDFMKRLRESILQGTFGSFKEEVLKAYEKDNVVCSDFADNVVDFGKS
- a CDS encoding Maf family nucleotide pyrophosphatase, with amino-acid sequence MQPRLILASTSPRRRKLLKIFLKEFEIVDPQIPEIPESSAEETARKLSLLKALSVFERNPDAIVIGADTVVEIDGKILGKPENPNEAKQQLLTLSGRWHTVHTAVAVVNKLEVWQKHFVAKVKFRKVPNDFIDFYANNFSVGKAGSYGLQDLGAVFVEHIVGDPYVVIGLPIGELALYLKKKGWWNFETTREDDQSWF
- a CDS encoding FAD:protein FMN transferase, with protein sequence MPKKDSKDFIKINRTLFWIFLLGLTFAVAFLIRIFFNSQKTLYYELNGFTMGTYYRIVVASSKVESKQLAEIIFKELDRIYKKYNPKDPESVVWKINSSNDWVDLDEETFVIVDSALKFAELTNGAFDPALGTLISLWGFDRLDEKIPSKIPPDEAIKKALEQSGYKNVELDGRTRRIRLHNNVKLDLGGIVKGYALDRAYQIAKEIDPSCTGFIEVGGDIRILGPKFGSRPWVVGVRDPFSPSKAVTYFYMTSGAVATSGDYERYFVYENKKYHHIIDPKTGYPAQGVTSATVISEDAITADALSTAAFVSGADWEYVILEYPKIGGIVLLISHDGTVKKSSAIKAYEKR
- the radC gene encoding RadC family protein; this translates as MIKAGSEALSEEELLAIILRTGSQDLNVMDLAKELWETFGKSLRTLFNASLQEIASIKGIGIAKATSIKASLELGKRLYEELSENKLVFTNPESIYQFCHDMRFYEKEVLRVICLDSKLKMVFHRDLTEGTNNQTLFHPREVFRIAIRSNCNFIVLVHNHPSGDPTPSFEDRISTDKIVAAGEIIGIPVLDHVVVGSESFFSFRENGLLDSFGKSTGKINKEKRERKLRKS
- the amrS gene encoding AmmeMemoRadiSam system radical SAM enzyme; this translates as MDKTALYFSTLDKERVKCELCPHNCVLDNGQVGLCLARKNEDGVLLTLNYGLITSIAIDPIEKKPLFHLNPGEQILSVGTFGCNMKCPFCQNWEISQEIAPTRRITPEQLVSIAVSRKSRGIAYTYNEPFIWFEFVLDTSRIAAREGIYNVLVTNGMISEEPLHLLLQSIHAMNVDLKAFDEQLYKKLAGDLETVKRTIKLAVENSVHVEVTTLIVPGFNDDENMLEKEFQWLASLDKSIPLHLTRYFPSYKYNVPATPVEILVKFYNLAKKYLDFVYLGNVWDQNYESTFCPSCGTLVVKRVGYQVQVVGLDEEGRCAKCRRRIVRIL
- a CDS encoding NusG domain II-containing protein; the encoded protein is MFGKYDIFVFLFVFAIFFVFLLFRTNASIEFVEVLKDGKLIMRIHHPGVYEVFDDGRYVMKVVFENGKVWVEEADCPNKLCEKIGKIGAGGVIVCLPNKLIIKAMGGKSKVDVITW
- a CDS encoding Gx transporter family protein, with amino-acid sequence MVKVKKLVYASVLIALGSMMYIFESIIPFPIPFGKWGFSNFVVLFSATVFDLKTTLLVAIGKSVFGNLIAGHVFDPVFVLSFCGSLSAAFIQFAAWRIKFFGLAGVSLLGSIGNNLTQALVGMAVLKSSAFLILLPWMLILGIPGAFANAMIVKKVKEYATEVDFGFNFSKEKKAFENFSQGIRNCRSTNSRDT